The following DNA comes from Acidobacteriota bacterium.
GGGATGCGCGGCGAAGCCTTCACCGCACTCTACCAGGCCGATACGATGCGGGGGACGCTCGACGCCGTCGTTCCGGCGATGGTCGGCACACCCGAGCAGGCAGCCGCCGCGTGGACGTGCGGCCACGATGCCACGCCCATCGCCGTGGGCGGCGACGGGTGGCCTGGCGCCGGGGCGCCGTTCGTCGCACGATTCGGAACGCGCCTCCGGCCACAGTCGATCCCGCTGCTTGCCGCGCCGCTCGCCGCCCTGGCATGTGCGCGCGCCGGCGAGGCGGTCGTGCCTGCCGCCGTACGGCCCGCGTACGTCAGACGGCCTGATGCCGTCATTGCACGCGAGCAGGCGGGCCTGTCCGTGGCCGGCGACATCTGATGGCATTCGACGTCGTGATCCGCGAGGCAGGGCCCGAGGAGAGCCGTGCGCTGGCCGACATCGACGCGGTCAGCTTCGACGTGCCCTGGTCGCTCGACGCGCTCCGCGCACTGCTGGACGATGCCCTCACCCGTGTGTGGATCGCGCGATCAGGAGCGCGCGTGGTGGGGGGCGCCATCGTCCGCGTCGTGGCGGGGGAGGCCGAGGTGTTGCGCCTCGCCGTGCATCCTGACGCGCGCCGACGGGGCACCGGGCGCGCGCTGGTCGGCGCCGTCCTGTCAGCGATCGCTGACGCATGTCCGGCAGGCGTCCACCTCGAGGTGCGGGCGTCGAACGTGGCGGCGCGGCGGTTGTACGCGCGCCACGGCTTTGTCGACAACGGCCGCCGGCGCGACTACTACCAGGCCCCGCGCGAGGACGCGATTCTGATGCGCTGGCGACCCGTCGGACACGCATCGGGCGGCATCTGAACCCGCACGAGACGCGCACATCGCAGGCCTTGAAATGCGCGTTGCGACCCGCCAGCGAGGGTGGTAGAGTGCGCCTTAGAACCCGGGGGAGACCCTGATCTGGTTCCCCCGCAAGCAAGGAGGCAGCGATGCCCGATGCGCAGGATGTCAAGGAGCAACTCCTCAGGACCGACGCGGAGTACCGCGAGCTCTACCAACTGCACCACGAGCTCGACGAGCAGATTCGGTCGATGTCCACCAACCCCCATCCATCCGAGCATGAACAGCTGGAAGAAGCCCAGTTGAAGAAGCGCAAGCTTCAGTTGAAGGACCGGATGGAGGACATCGTCCGGCGATATTCCTCACCTCCGCCGCCCGGTCCGACCTCGACGTTCGCTCACGCCTGAAATCGAGTGTTTTCACCGGTGCCCGCCGCGTTGCGACGGGCACCGCGTCGTGGAGGTCGAGAACACCGGTCATACTGTCCTGGTATGAAGCTCGATCGCGCCGGATATCCGTTCATCGCCGGGGCCCTCGCGCCGGCGGCCTATTTCCTCCTGCGGAAGAAGCCGGCACTCGGCGTCCCGCTACTCGGCCTGGCCGGCTTCCTGGCCTACTTCTTCCGGGATCCCGAGCGGTATCCCCCCCAGCATCCCGATCTCGTGTTGTCGCCGGCCGACGGACGCGTGATGGTGGCCGGACCGGGCGAACCAGGCGTCGCCCCGCCGGGCGAGTGGCAGCAGATCAGCATCTTCCTCTCGCCCGTGGACGTCCACATCAACAGGACGCCGTACGGCGGCGAGATCACCCGCATCGCCTACACACCGGGCAAGTTCCTCGCAGCCTACGACGATCGCGCCGCGGCGGAGAACGAGCGCAACGAGGTGTGGGTCCGCTCCGGCGACCGCACCGTGGTCTTCCGTCAGGTCGTTGGCGTCCTCGCGCGGCGCGTGGTGTGCCGCGTCCAGGTGGGCGATCGACTGGAAGCGGGTGAGCGATTCGGCCTCATGAAGTTCGGCTCCCGCATGGACGTCTTCGTCCCGCTCGCGTGCCGGCTCCAGGTCCGCCCGGGCGACGTGGTACGCGGCGGCGAGAGCGTGATCGCGCGCTGGCCCGAGGCCTGAGGATAGAATCGGACCCCATGATCAACGTCCTGCGTCGCGGTGAGGCCGATCAGCGCCGTCTCCGCAGGGGCATGTACCTGCTGCCGAGCCTCTTCACGCTCGCCAACATGTTCTGCGGGTACGCCTGCGTGATCTTCGCGATGCGGGGCGAGTTCGCCACGGCCGCGCCGTTCATCGGGGTGGCGGTGGTGCTCGACCTGCTGGATGGCCGCATCGCGCGCATGACGGGATCGACCAGCGACTTCGGCAGGGAGTTCGATTCCCTCGCCGACGTCATCTCGTTCGGCGTCGCGCCCGCCGTGCTGGGGTACGCGTGGGGACTGTTCACGCTGGGCCGGCTCGGCTGGGTGGCGGGGTTCCTGTTCGTGTCGGCCGCCGCCATTCGTCTCGCGCGGTTCAACATCCAGACCACGACCAACCCGGACAAGCGCTACTTCGTCGGCATGCCCAGCCCCGCGGCAGCCGGCGTCCCTGCGGCCACCGTGTACCTGCTGCCCCAGGGCCTTCCGGCAGGCTGGACGACGTTCCTCGCGCTGCCACTGCTGCTCGTGCCGGCCGCGCTGATGGTCAGCACGATCAAGTACCGGAGTTTCAAGACCTTCAACCTCGGCCAGCGACGCCCGGCCAGCGCCCTGATGCTGTTTGCGCTGTTCCTCGCGGCCGTGGTGTCGTACCCGCAGTGGTCGCTGGTGCTGATCTCGTACACGTATCTCGTGTCCGGGCTCATCGGTCTCGCCTGGTCGCGCATCCGCCCCAGGAACGCCGACGACGCGGTGCCCTCGACCGATCCGGAGCCGGTCGCCAGTGGCGGCCCTCACGAGGTCTGACCCGGCGTCCTCCGCCTAGCCTGCCAACGGCGGGTCGACGGGCGCCACGGGCACATCGAGCGACACGGTCGTCCCGACGCCCTTCGCACTCCGCACGTCGATACCCCCGCCCATCAGCTCGACGTTCCGCCGCGCGATCGACAACCCGAGCCCCGTTCCCGCCGCCTTGGTCGAGAAGTACGGCTCGAACAGGCGCGCCAGCGCCTCGTCATCCATGCCCACGCCGGTATCGGTGAGCGCCAGCCGCACGAATCCCTCGTCCTGACGCATCGCATGCAGCGTGACGACGCCGCCGGCGGGCATGGCGTGCAGGGCGTTCTCGATGATGTTGATGAGCGCACGTCCGAGGAGCGCCCTGTCGATGAGCACGTCGGGAACGCCAGGGTCGATCTCGGCCTGGACACGTACGTTCGACGGCAAGCCGATGCGATACCCCGCCAGCACCTCGTCGACGAGCGCCTGCACCGGCACGCTCGCGAGGCGCGCTGTCGGCGATGAGGCGAAGCTGGCGAACTCCGACGAGATCTGCCGCAGCATCCGCACCTGGAGCAGGATGGTGTCCACGCACTGCTCGAGCACGGGCGAGAGCGGCGACTCCCGGTCCGCGTGGACGCGTCGCAGATGCTCGGCTGACAGCTGGATCGGCGTCAGCGGATTCTTGATGTCGTGCGCGACCTGTCGTGCCATCTCGGCCCACGCTTCGAGCCTGTGCGTGCGCTGCAACTGCACCCGCTGGCGCGACAGATCGGCGGCCATGCTGTTGAACGCCTCAACGAGCCCCTGCAACTCGTCGGCAGTCTTCGCCACGATGTGCTGATCGAGATCGCCGGCGGCGATGCGCCGGCTCGCGCGCGTCAGCCGCTGGACGGGATCGCCGATGCGTCCGGAGATGGAGTACCCCAGGGCCGCGCCGAGCAGGATGAACACCACGGCGCCGAGGTTCACGCTCCGATCGAGCTCGGCGATTTCGCGCTCGATCTCCCGCTGACGCAGCGTCATCGGAACCGTGAGAATCGCCTCGCGGTTGGCCACGCGAATCGGCGTGGCGGCGAGCTGATACTGCAGCGGTCCGATCTGATCCTCGCCCACGAACGTGGGCAGCCGTTCCAGTGCGATCGCGCGATAGACGGTGTCCGGCGTCCGCTCCGGCAGCAGTCCCTGCGCGAACAGGTCGCGCTGGCTCGTCGCAAGTAGCGCCGGCCCGTCGAAGATGTTGACGTCCTGGCCGATCACGCGACTGATCCACACCATCACGTCGTCGCTCAACGCCGTGGCCGATACGGGGCCCAGTTGCTGCAGCGCGATGGCTTCCTCGATCACGCGTCGCGCGACGGCGGCCGTGCGCGTGGCCTCTGCTTCGACGTCGGCTCGCAGTCGCGATGCCACGAAGGTCCGCACCACGAACGCCAGCGTGAGGACCGGGATGACCGACGTCGCCACGAAGGCGAGGAACAGCTTGCGCGTGAAGCTCGCGCGGATCTCGCGGACCAGCAGCGTGGCCGGCTGCGGACCGCGTCGATTGACGCGGTTGAGGATCGCGTGGACGGCGAGCACGAGCAGCAGCGCGAGCGCCGCGAGCGTGGCCACTTCCGCCACGTGGATCAGATGCTCGACCAGCGTGACGCGGGGCACGCTGACCACGTAGATGGCGAGACGATCGTTGGAGACGTACAGGTCGTACACGCGGGCGCCGCGCGTCTGCGTGTCCCAGAACGACTCACGCGACTGGTACGCACGCTCGAACACGCGGTCGGGCAGCGCCCACACGCGCTCGCTCGAGCTGAAGATCGGTGTACGGCCCCACCCATAGACGACCAGCTCGGTGTCCCGCGGCGACTGGCGGGCGGTCCGAAGTTCGTCGCTGCCGACGCCGCGGAACAGGTCGTAGTACGGCCCCTGCGTCGTGAGGAAGGGCAGTGAGCTGTAGTCCAGCATCACGTGCAGGATGATCCCGCCGCGCACGTACTGCCGTCCGTCCGTCCCCTTCTCGCAGATCGCGCGTTCGGCGTGGAGCATGCTGCGCTCCTCGGACCCGAACAGCGACGCTTCGGCGAAGACGTCCCACGCGCAGACGCCGCTGCGCCACTCACGCAGCGTTGCCTGGTATTCGGGGAAGTTGAAGCCGAAGCGGCTGACCTGCGGTCCGTCCTGCGCGTACAACTCCACGGCCGACGTGAGCCGCGCCGCGGCGAGGTCGGTCTGGCGCCACAGATCGAAGGCCGTATCGGTGGGGATACGTCCCACTTCGCGAGGAACCGCGGCGATGCGTTCACCGAGGCTCTGGATGGCATCGATCTGGCGGAGCGCCGCGTTCAGCCGGCGTTGCAGTTCCTGCGGGTGCGAGACGACCTGTGGCGCGTACTGCGTGGCAATCAGTTGGCGCCGCGCGTGATCCACCGTGTGCAGCAGCAGCGGGTAGAGCAGCAGCGACGGCACGAGGATCGCGGCGTAGACCGCGAGCAGGCGTCGGCCCTGCGTGCCGCGGCGGAACCAGGCCAGGCCGCGGTTGGTGAACAGCGCAGCCACCCCGACACTGACGACCAGCGCCACGAGCGCAAATGCGGGGACGTCGATGCCGCGTGCGGCGGCGACTGTCGTGCCGACGAGGAGTGGGGCCGTCCAGAGCGCGAGCGGCCACACGAGGCGCAGCCACAGGCCGAGACGTGCGAGCCGCCACCGCCGGAGTGCCGCTCGAAGGACGAGCACGCCAGCCCAGAACACGGCGACGGCCAGGGCCACGAGACCGAGCACGACGAGCAGTCGGTTCAGTCCGACGGCCGGCCACAGGGCCAGCATGCGGATGTCCAGTTCGGCGTGGCTCACGATGGCCTGCACGAGATACGCGAGCCCACCCGACAGGACCGAGACGATGAGGCCGCCACCGAGTTGCGCGAAGGCGAATCGCACGCGGACGCCCACGGCCCCCGCCGGCTCGCGTCGCGTCAGCCGCCACGCGAGCCGCGTGCGGCGAAGCGGATCGGCCGAGAGCATGACGCCGGCAAGGAGGACGAATGCCGTGGCGAACAGGTCGAACGGCGACCGATAGCGCCACGCCAGCAGGTCGAACGTCCCCGTCGCGGCGTCGGCCGGCTCGAGCAGCGGCGTCGTCCCCATCCAGAGGAGCACGCGCGCGACGACGAGCACGAGATACGCGAGCGCCGTGAACGTCCGGTAGTCCTGCCGCGGCAGATAGCGGCGCTCCCAGGCCAGCACGCCCGCGAGCAGCAACAGCGTGATGGCCAGGCAGATCTCGGCAAGGCCGAACAACCGGCGCCACCACGTCTCGCGGAGCGTCCGCAGTTCGGCGTGCGGAATCACGACGTCTGCCAGCGGCGCTCCACCCGGCGCGTGCAGGGTGATCGTCGCCGCGTCGGGCGAGGCGGCGACACCGCCGATGAGTCGCGGCGTGAGCGTCACCGAGAGCAGCGCGCTGTCGACACGGGCTTCGAGCGCGTCCTGCGTGTCGACGGGCGATCCCGCCGAGAGCAGTTGCTCGGCGGCGAGCGAGCCAATCATGCGCGTCGCGCCGTCGGTGGTGACGTGCACGGGCTCCACGTACACCAGTCGCAATCCGAGCGCCCCGGGGGCCAGCACGAGAACGGCCCCCCTGTCGTGCCGGGTATCGGGCACTGCCTGCGGACGACCGGCCCACGCGACGGCCAGACCGTTGGGGGCGGCGACGGTGATCGCCACGTCGGGACCGCTCTGCCGCGCCACGACGTCGACGGCGTTGAACAGGGCGCGCTGATCGCGGGGCGACGTGTCGAGCGCGGGGACGAGTGTGGGCTGTGCGCGTAACGCCTCCACCGTGTGTGCCAGCGTCTCGGCCCGCTCGGCGAACCGCGTCTGCACGTCGCGTTCGATGCGCGCGGCGGTCCCCTCGACATCGGATCCCAGACGCCAGAGCACGTACGTGGCGCCCAGCAGCCACAGGCACACCGTGCTGCCGAGGCCGACGGCAAGCACGCGCCAGGTCAGGCTGCGAGAACGGGAGTCGGCGCGTGACGATGACATGCGGCGTCGGGCGATCTTACTCGCGGTTCAGACGGCCCCGTGGTTCAGACGGGCTCGTCGCCGCCTCGGCTGTCGTTCGTCCCGTTCGCTATAGTGGTGGGCGCGGCCGATGCCGCGACCGATGCGCATCCCTGCCCTCAAGATCCCGATCAAGCGCGGCGCCCTGCTGGCCGCCGCCAACTGGCCGATCGTCGTGCTCCAGTTCATCGCGGAGTCGACGTTCAAGATGCTGCTGGCCGTGCCCATCGTCGGCGGGACGTTCCTCGTGGCGCTGGCGCTGAATCAGGACGTGAACGACGTCCTCGGAGACTCCCTGGACCTGCGATCGAGCGCGACGAGCGTGGCCGCCTCGCTCCTCGAGCATCCCGTCGCGCTGGTGAGTTTTCTCCTCGCGCTGGGCATCGTCGTGGCGGGGGGCGCGGCGCTGATGTTCATCCTGAAGGGCGGTACGCTGGCCGTGCTGGTCGACGCGCAGCGGCACGCGGGCCCCATCGAACGATATCCGATTCGTCTCTCGTTCCTGCGGCGTGCCGCACGGACGGAAATCGACGTCTTCTTCGATGGTACGCGACGACTCCGCCAGCGATTCCTGCGGCTTGGCGCGTTCCTGCTCGCCACGTATGTCGTATCTGGCCTCACGTATCTGTTGGTCATCGTCGCCGGCTATCGCGCACTCGGCGAGGACGGCTTCCTCGTGGGCTGGACCGTGATCGCCGCGGTGTGCAGCGCACTGCTCGTGGTCTGGCTGGCACTCGTCAACGCGTCGTATCTGGTGCTGCAGGTGATCATCGCGGCTCGCAACGTCTCGGTGCGCGCAGCAGTCCGGGAAGCGCTGCGGATGCTGCGCGACGATGGGCTGCGCGTGGTCGGCGTGTTCCTCGTCACTGCGGGCCTGGTGGGAATCGCGACGCTCGCGTCGATCGTGACGACGGCGGGCCTGGGCCTCATCTCGTTCGTCCCGTTCGTCGGACTCACCGTCCTCCCGCTGCAACTGGCGGCGTGGCTGCTGCGAGGGCTCGTCTTCCAGTACCTCGGCCTCACGTCAGCAGGTGCCTACCTGTTTCTGTACGAGGCGCCACCGCAAGTCGACGCGTCTGTCGTCCACGGCAGCGACGTGCCTGCCTGAGCGTCAGGGCTGCGGCGGGGTGATGGCGATACGCTCGCCCGGCAGGTCGGAGAGTGGCCTGGCCGGCAGGCCGAAGACGTGCTCCAGCGCCACGAGTCGCCCGTCGGCCACGGCGGCCACGAGGAAGTCGCCTGGCAGCGTGGCGCGGTGCACCACGACGGGCACGCCCTCGATTACTTCGAGCCGGTTCTCCGTCAGCGCGAAATCGCCCACCGCCTTGCCCGTGTCGAGGGCGTACCCCCGGAGATCGACGGCGATGCCTGCCGCGACCAGGGTGTTGCCCACACGGATGGGACCGGAACGCGGGCGCCAGGGCAGTGGCTGCCGCCAGCGCTGCGCGCCGTGACCGCGATCGAGCGCGCGCACCACTGTATCGAGCGACGTGAAGTACACGCGCTCGTCGTCGGCGATCGCGTCACCAATCGGATCGGCGCCGGCGCGCCACCGCCACCGCACGCGCCCCTTCGCATCGTCCAGGCAGTAGAAGTGATTGTCCGACGATCCGACATAGACCCGATTGCCGAGTGGCGCGATCGACAGGACGCTCCCGCCGAGGGCGCGCGTCCAGATCGCCGCACCGGTCTCGATGGCGAGCGCCCGGACCATGCCGTCCGGGCCGGGGAGGTAGAGACGATCGCCATTGATCGCGGGCGGCGCCACGACGGCCGCGCCGAACGTCTGGCGCCACACCTCGCTGCCATCGATGCCGCGCAGGGCCACGACGTCTCCGCTCTGCAGCGCCGCGATCACCCACCCGCCCCATGCCACGAGAGGAGTCGAGACAGGAGCCGCCAGCGGCGTACGCCACACCTCGGTACCTGTGGTGACGTCGAGCGCGTGGATCGCATCAGCGGCAACGACATGCACGCGCGATTCATCGACGGCGGGACGCACGTCGGTCGTCAGGTCCGCACGCCAACGAACGCCACCCGTCGCTGCGTCGACGGCGAGGAGCCCGCTTCCCGTCAGCGGCACGAATACGCGAACGTCATCGGTCGCGATACCGGCGGAGGGTGCGGCTTCGAGCTCGGTGCTCCACCGCACGCGCAGCGGGAAGAAGGGCACGCCCCCCGTGGTGCCCTTCGCCCTGGAGGCCTTCGGTGCCGGCGGTGCCGGACGCTGGGCCGGCGCAGCGCCTGGCGGCGGCCCCTGGGGCTGCGCGGCCGACACGCACGGAGCGGCCATCCACACCAGCAGTGTGAACGCCAAGGAGCTGCGGTGGCTACTCGAACGACCGCGACATGTGGTGGTCGACAGACCTGACACGTGGCTATAATACCGGCTTCACGAACAGGGCGAGGCGACCCTGTCCCCACGCATGGCCCATCAGACGCTCCTGATCCTCGACTTCGGATCGCAGGTGACGCAGCTCATCGCGCGCCGCGTGCGTGAGGCACACGTCTACTCCGAGATCCACCCCTACGACGTGCCCGCCGAGACCATCAGGCAACTGGCGCCGATCGGCATCATCCTGTCGGGCAGTCACGGCAGCGCCTACGAGGATCACGACCTGCGCGCGCCCGACATCGTGTGGGAACTCGGCGTGCCCGTGCTCGGCATCTGCTACGGCATGCAGACGATGGCGGCGCAGCTCGGCGGCGCGGTGACGTGGAGCGACCACCGCGAGTTCGGCTACGCGGAGGTGCGGGCGCACGGCCACACCAGGCTGCTCGACGGCCTCGAAGACTTCCGCACGCCCGACGAGCACGGGATGCTGAAGGTGTGGATGAGCCATGGCGATGCCGTCGCCACGCTGCCGCCGGGCTTTTCCCTGATGGCGTCCACGCCGAGCTGTCCCATCGCGGGCATGGCTGACGAGGCACGCGGCTACTACGCGGTGCAGTTCCATCCCGAAGTCACGCACACCGTCCAGGGACAAGCCATCCTCACGCGATTCGTGCGCGACATCTGCGGTGCGCGAGGCGACTGGCGGATGGGTGACTACGTCACCGAAGCCGTCGCACGCATCCGCGGGCAGGTGGGTGGCGACGAGGTGGTACTCGGCCTCTCGGGTGGTGTGGATTCAAGCGTGGCGGCGGCCCTGATCCATCGCGCGATCGGCGATCAACTCACGTGCGTGTTCGTCGACCACGGGCTGCTGCGTCTGAACGAAGCGCAGCTCGTGATGGACATGTTCGCGGGACGCCTGCACGCCCGCGTGCGCCACGTCGACGCGCGCGAGCAGTTCCTCTCGCAGTTGACCGGCGTCACCGATCCGGAAGCCAAGCGCAAGATCATCGGTCGCGAATTCGTCGAGGTCTTCCAGCGCGAAGCGGGCGCGCTCACCAACGCGAAGTGGCTCGCGCAGGGCACCATCTATCCCGACGTCGTCGAGTCGGGCGGTGCCAAGACGAAGAAGGCCAAGACGATCAAGAGCCATCACAACGTCGGCGGCCTGCCGGAGACGTTGGGACTGAAGCTGCTCGAACCGCTGCGAGAGCTGTTCAAGGACGAAGTGCGGGAGCTCGGTCTGGTGCTCGGCCTGCCACCCGACATGGTCTATCGCCATCCGTTCCCGGGGCCTGGCCTCGGCGTGCGCATCCTCGGCGAGGTGCAGGCGGAGTACGCCGATCTGTTGCGGCGCGCCGACGACATCTTCATCCAGGAACTGCGCACCACGATCGACGAGGCCACGGGGCGCACGTGGTACGACCTCACGAGCCAGGCATTCGCGGTCTTCCTGCCCGTGCGCAGCGTGGGCGTGATGGGCGACGGCCGCACCTACGAGTTCGTGGTCGCCCTGCGTGCCGTGCAGACGAGCGACTTCATGACCGCCGACTGGGCGCCGCTGCCTGTCGCCCTCCTCAAGCGCGCGTCGGGCCGCATCATCAACGAGGTGCGCGGCATCAACCGCGTCGTCTACGACGTGAGCAGCAAGCCCCCCAGCACGATCGAGTGGGAGTGACGTCTGCCATGCGCGACTTCGTTCACCTCCACCTGCACACCGAATACTCGCTCCTCGACGGCGCCTGCCGCGTCGACGAGTTGATGAAGGAAGCCGCGCGGCTCGGCATGCCGTCGCTGGCCGTCACCGAGCACGGCAACATGTTCTCGTCGATCGTGTTCCACGACACGGCGAAGAAGCACGGCATCAAGCCGATCCTCGGCTGCGAGGTGTACGTCGCCCCGGGCGATCGACGCGAGAAGAGCGGCGGTCCCGGCGAGACGCAGAACCACCTGGTGCTGCTGGCCGAGACCAACGAGGGCTACCACAACCTGATCAAGCTCGTTTCGTCAGGTTATACCGAAGGCTTCTACTACAAGCCGCGCATCGACAAGGAGCTGCTCCAGCAACACAGCGCGGGGCTCATCGGGTTGAGCAGCTGCCTCAAGGGCGAAGTCGCCGAAGGCATCTACAAGGACCGGATCGACAAGGCGCGCACGGCGGCAGGGCAGTACGGCGAGATTCTCGGGAAGGGCAACTTCTTCCTCGAGATGCAGTACCAGGGCCTGCGCGAGCAGAAGATCGTCAACGACAGCCTCCCGTCGCTGGCGCGCGAGCTCGACCTGCCGATGGTCATCACCAACGATGTCCACTACCTGCGGCACGGCGATCACAAGCCGCACGACATCCTGCTCTGCATCGGTACGGGCAAGAGCGTCAGCGACGCGCACCGCCTGAAGTACGGGTCCGACGAGTTCTTCCTGAAGACGCCCGAGCAGATGTGGGAGCGATTCGGCGAGTATCCCGACGCGCTCACCAACACCGCGCGCATCGCCGAGCGCTGCCACGTCAGTCTCGACTCGAAGACGTACCACCTGCCCAGCTTCGACGTGCCCGCAGGCGAGACCCTCGACGCGCACTTCGAGCGCATGACGCGCGAGGGCTTCACGGCCCGCCTGCCGCGCCTGCGCGAGCTGATGGCGCGCGGCGCGCTCCATCACACGCTCGAGGAGTACGCGTCGCGGCTCGACTACGAGATCGCGATGATCCGGAAGATGGGGTACACCGGGTACTTCCTCATCGTCTGGGATTTCATCAGGTACGCGCGCGAGCAGGGGATTCCGGTCGGACCCGGCCGCGGATCGGCCGCCGGCAGCGTGGTGGCGTGGTGCCTCCGGATCACCGATGTCGACCCCATCGAGTTCGACCTCATCTTCGAGCGCTTCCTCAATCCCGAGCGCGTGTCGATGCCCGATATCGACATCGACTTCTGCGAGCGCCGCCGCGGCGAGGTGATCGAGTACGTCACGCGCAAGTACGGCCGCGAGAACGTCGCACAGATCATCACGTTCGGGACCATGAAGGCCAAGGCCGTCGTGCGCGACGTGGGTCGCGTGCTCGACATGACCTACGCCGAGGTCGACAAGGTCGCCAAGCTGATTCCTCCGGCGCTCGACATGACGCTCGAGAAGGCGCTGACCGAGAACCCGGCGCTCAAGCAACTGCGCGACAGCGATCCCAGGGTGCGCGAGATGCTGGAGATCGGACAGCGGCTCGAAGGCATGACGCGTCACGCATCGGTGCATGCCGCCGGCGTCGTGATTGCGCCAAGCGCCATCACCGACTACGCGCCGCTCTACAAGAGCGCGCGCGACGAAATCGTCACGCAGTGGGCGATGAAGGAAATCGAGAGGATGGGCCTCCTCAAGATGGACTTCCTCGGTCTCAGCACGCTCACGCTGATCGACGATGCCCTGAAGGAGATCGCGCGGACGACAGGGGAGACGCTCGACATCGATGCCATCCCGATGGACGATGCCAGGACGTTCCAGTTGTTCGCCGACGGCCAGACGGCGGGCGTGTTCCAGTTCGAGTCGTCGGGCATGCGCGACGTGCTGCGCAAGGCGCGGCCGTCGCGCTTCGACGACCTCATCGCGCTCAACGCACTCTATCGTCCCGGCCCGCTCGGCGCCGGCGTCGTCGAGAGCTTCATCAACCGCCGCCACGGACGCGAAGACATCACGTACATGGTCCCGCAGATGGAACCCATCCTGCGCGACACGTACGGCGTCATCGCGTACCAGGAACAGGTCATGCGCGTGGCGCGCGACGTCGGCGGCTTCACGATGGGCGAAGCCGACGTGCTCCGCAAGGCCATGGGCAAGAAGGATCCTGCCGTCATGGCCGCGCAGCGCGGCAGGTTCGTGCAGGGCGCGATCGGCAATGGTCTCAAGGAGAAGCTCGCGGGCGAGATCTTCGATCTGCTCGCGTACTTCGCCGGATACGGCTTCAACAAGTCGCACTCCACCACGTACGCGCTGCTCGCGTACCAGACGGGTTACCTCAAGGCCAACTACCCGCGATACTTCATGGCGGCGCTGCTGACCATCGAAGCCCAGAACACCGACAAGCTCTCGTTCTACCTCGGTGAGTGCCGCGACATCGGCGTGCCCGTGCTGCCGCCAGACGTCAACCTGAGCCAGCTGCCGTTCACCGTCGAACCGGAGGGCGTCCGCTTCGGACTGACGGCCGTCAAGAACGTGGGCGAAGGGGCGATTCACTCGATCCTCGCCGTGCGCACGGCGCACGACAACCGTATCGATTCCCTGCGCACGCTGTGCGAGCACGCCGACCTGCGCCTGGTCAACAAGCGCGTGCTGGAAAGCCTGGCCAAGGCGGGCGCGCTCGACTCTCTGGCCCCGCCCGACGAACCGCTCGCCTCCCGTCGTGCCCGGTTGTGTGCCGCGATCGACCGCGCGCTCGAACACGGCAACCGGATCCAGAAGGATCGAGACCGCGGCCAGACGCAGCTCTTCGACGCGATGTTCGGCGGCGGTGACCAGGAGGCCGGCGGGCAGGCGGATTTCGCGCTGCCGGACGCGGAACCGTGGCCATCGGCCCACGTGCTCGCATTCGAGAAGGAGGCGCTCGGTCTCTATCTGAGCGGCCATCCGCTCGCGGCGCATCAGGAGGATCTCGGCAAGGCCGGCGCCCGCCCCATCGCCCAGTGCACCGAGGCGATGGCGGATGTGCTCGTCGGTGGCATCATCGG
Coding sequences within:
- a CDS encoding HAMP domain-containing protein; this encodes MSSSRADSRSRSLTWRVLAVGLGSTVCLWLLGATYVLWRLGSDVEGTAARIERDVQTRFAERAETLAHTVEALRAQPTLVPALDTSPRDQRALFNAVDVVARQSGPDVAITVAAPNGLAVAWAGRPQAVPDTRHDRGAVLVLAPGALGLRLVYVEPVHVTTDGATRMIGSLAAEQLLSAGSPVDTQDALEARVDSALLSVTLTPRLIGGVAASPDAATITLHAPGGAPLADVVIPHAELRTLRETWWRRLFGLAEICLAITLLLLAGVLAWERRYLPRQDYRTFTALAYLVLVVARVLLWMGTTPLLEPADAATGTFDLLAWRYRSPFDLFATAFVLLAGVMLSADPLRRTRLAWRLTRREPAGAVGVRVRFAFAQLGGGLIVSVLSGGLAYLVQAIVSHAELDIRMLALWPAVGLNRLLVVLGLVALAVAVFWAGVLVLRAALRRWRLARLGLWLRLVWPLALWTAPLLVGTTVAAARGIDVPAFALVALVVSVGVAALFTNRGLAWFRRGTQGRRLLAVYAAILVPSLLLYPLLLHTVDHARRQLIATQYAPQVVSHPQELQRRLNAALRQIDAIQSLGERIAAVPREVGRIPTDTAFDLWRQTDLAAARLTSAVELYAQDGPQVSRFGFNFPEYQATLREWRSGVCAWDVFAEASLFGSEERSMLHAERAICEKGTDGRQYVRGGIILHVMLDYSSLPFLTTQGPYYDLFRGVGSDELRTARQSPRDTELVVYGWGRTPIFSSSERVWALPDRVFERAYQSRESFWDTQTRGARVYDLYVSNDRLAIYVVSVPRVTLVEHLIHVAEVATLAALALLLVLAVHAILNRVNRRGPQPATLLVREIRASFTRKLFLAFVATSVIPVLTLAFVVRTFVASRLRADVEAEATRTAAVARRVIEEAIALQQLGPVSATALSDDVMVWISRVIGQDVNIFDGPALLATSQRDLFAQGLLPERTPDTVYRAIALERLPTFVGEDQIGPLQYQLAATPIRVANREAILTVPMTLRQREIEREIAELDRSVNLGAVVFILLGAALGYSISGRIGDPVQRLTRASRRIAAGDLDQHIVAKTADELQGLVEAFNSMAADLSRQRVQLQRTHRLEAWAEMARQVAHDIKNPLTPIQLSAEHLRRVHADRESPLSPVLEQCVDTILLQVRMLRQISSEFASFASSPTARLASVPVQALVDEVLAGYRIGLPSNVRVQAEIDPGVPDVLIDRALLGRALINIIENALHAMPAGGVVTLHAMRQDEGFVRLALTDTGVGMDDEALARLFEPYFSTKAAGTGLGLSIARRNVELMGGGIDVRSAKGVGTTVSLDVPVAPVDPPLAG
- a CDS encoding PQQ-like beta-propeller repeat protein — protein: MAAPCVSAAQPQGPPPGAAPAQRPAPPAPKASRAKGTTGGVPFFPLRVRWSTELEAAPSAGIATDDVRVFVPLTGSGLLAVDAATGGVRWRADLTTDVRPAVDESRVHVVAADAIHALDVTTGTEVWRTPLAAPVSTPLVAWGGWVIAALQSGDVVALRGIDGSEVWRQTFGAAVVAPPAINGDRLYLPGPDGMVRALAIETGAAIWTRALGGSVLSIAPLGNRVYVGSSDNHFYCLDDAKGRVRWRWRAGADPIGDAIADDERVYFTSLDTVVRALDRGHGAQRWRQPLPWRPRSGPIRVGNTLVAAGIAVDLRGYALDTGKAVGDFALTENRLEVIEGVPVVVHRATLPGDFLVAAVADGRLVALEHVFGLPARPLSDLPGERIAITPPQP